A window from Gammaproteobacteria bacterium encodes these proteins:
- the ccsA gene encoding cytochrome c biogenesis protein CcsA, with the protein MSSTFTSIGAILLYLTATTLLFYRFHALRHAQHSRAVCGKNLIMGLALLALLLHATALSQDIFLAPGLNLGVTNAASLITWLIALILILANFRLPLESLIVIFLPAAAVTLLVEQLIPSTHIVSADVSSELKFHILISIMAYSALTVAAIQSLIILLQDRHLRSRKPGGLIRALPPLQTMETLLFQIIATGFVLHTIALATGMLYIENMFAQQLAHKSVLSITAWSVFATLLWGRHYHGWRGRTAIRWTLAGFALLFLAYFGSKVVLEIIITH; encoded by the coding sequence ATGAGTTCGACGTTTACCAGTATCGGAGCTATCCTGCTTTACTTGACAGCCACCACGCTACTGTTCTACCGCTTCCACGCCTTACGCCACGCTCAGCACAGCCGCGCAGTTTGCGGGAAAAACCTGATCATGGGGTTAGCACTGCTTGCGCTGCTACTGCACGCCACCGCACTCTCCCAGGATATTTTTTTAGCGCCGGGACTCAACCTGGGTGTCACCAACGCGGCATCACTCATAACGTGGCTGATTGCCCTGATTCTGATATTGGCTAATTTCCGACTCCCTCTGGAGAGCCTGATTGTCATATTTCTTCCAGCGGCTGCGGTAACATTACTGGTTGAGCAACTCATACCCAGTACCCACATCGTCTCGGCCGATGTGTCGAGTGAGTTAAAATTCCACATACTGATCTCCATCATGGCCTATAGCGCACTCACGGTTGCCGCTATTCAATCGCTCATTATTCTATTGCAAGACCGTCATCTTCGCAGTCGCAAGCCAGGCGGACTCATACGCGCCCTGCCGCCGCTACAGACTATGGAGACACTTTTATTCCAGATTATTGCGACAGGATTTGTACTACACACCATCGCCCTAGCGACTGGAATGCTCTATATCGAAAATATGTTTGCCCAGCAGCTGGCACACAAAAGCGTACTCTCTATTACTGCGTGGTCTGTTTTTGCAACCCTGCTCTGGGGTCGCCACTATCACGGCTGGCGTGGCCGCACTGCCATCCGCTGGACCCTGGCAGGCTTTGCACTACTGTTCCTTGCCTATTTTGGAAGTAAGGTGGTTTTGGAAATCATCATCACCCACTAA
- a CDS encoding agmatine deiminase family protein — MPQTATSDCAITLPAEWAPQSGVMLTWPHLNTDWRACLDQVEAVFVTLAKQIAQRQLLIISANNKRHRQHILAQLTKSAVNLKNITLYLVDSNDSWARDHGPITILDAGKPTLLDFTFNAWGGKFTAKLDNQITTHLHAAGAFGHTPLKRVEMVLEGGAIESDGCGTLLTSSHCLLSPTRNPNMDKASIEQQLCQLFGLSRVLWLDDGYLAGDDTDSHIDTLARFCDDKTIIHVSCDDINDEHYPALRRMQQQLQAMRTVKGEPYRLIPLPWPQIKRNKKGDKLPASYANFLVINGAVLAPTYDDPQDRCALERLQLGFPDRQIIGIPSLPLIQQFGSLHCVTMQLPEGVLP, encoded by the coding sequence ATGCCACAAACAGCAACAAGTGACTGTGCAATCACACTTCCGGCGGAATGGGCACCGCAAAGTGGTGTGATGCTCACTTGGCCTCACCTCAACACCGACTGGCGAGCGTGCCTCGATCAAGTAGAGGCTGTCTTTGTCACCCTTGCCAAGCAGATTGCCCAGCGCCAGCTACTCATTATTAGTGCCAACAATAAGAGGCATCGCCAGCACATCCTTGCACAGCTGACAAAATCTGCAGTCAACCTGAAAAACATAACGCTATATCTCGTTGACAGCAACGACAGCTGGGCACGAGATCATGGCCCCATCACCATTTTAGATGCAGGAAAACCCACACTCCTTGATTTCACCTTTAATGCTTGGGGTGGCAAATTCACAGCAAAGCTGGATAACCAGATAACAACACACCTGCATGCGGCGGGTGCGTTCGGCCACACCCCACTTAAACGGGTTGAGATGGTGCTCGAAGGCGGCGCCATTGAATCAGATGGCTGTGGTACGCTACTCACCAGCTCCCACTGCCTGCTGTCACCCACACGCAACCCCAACATGGACAAAGCCAGCATCGAACAACAGCTCTGCCAACTGTTTGGTCTATCAAGAGTATTGTGGCTGGATGATGGTTATCTGGCAGGTGATGATACCGATAGCCACATCGATACGCTGGCGCGATTCTGTGATGATAAAACGATTATTCACGTCAGCTGCGATGATATAAATGATGAACATTACCCCGCCCTGAGACGCATGCAGCAACAGCTGCAAGCGATGCGCACCGTGAAGGGTGAGCCTTACAGGCTAATCCCGTTGCCATGGCCGCAAATAAAGCGCAATAAAAAAGGGGATAAACTACCCGCCAGTTATGCTAACTTCTTAGTGATCAACGGCGCTGTGCTGGCACCAACCTATGATGATCCGCAAGATAGGTGCGCATTAGAGCGCCTACAACTGGGCTTCCCTGATCGGCAGATTATTGGCATCCCTTCGTTACCGCTGATTCAGCAATTTGGCAGCCTGCACTGCGTCACCATGCAGCTACCGGAAGGTGTTCTCCCTTGA
- a CDS encoding HlyC/CorC family transporter, with product MDEIPIEMLFGILAFLLVLSGFFSGSETSLMSLNRYRLKHLAKSGNRGAIRSQKLLSTPDRLIGLILLGNNFVNICASALATIIGMRLYGEAGIAIATGILTFVILIFSEVAPKTIAARHPERFAFPVSFILRPLLILLYPLVWVTNLMANSVLRLLGVPLDKNNSDTLSREELRTVVNEAGIMIPHRHQAMLLSILDLEKVTVEDIMIPRNEVFAINLKNNEDQIIKQLTSSQHTRILVYDDDINNVVGILHLKNALHKQMRGELTRETIRNIIQEPYFVPEGSQLHNVLQEMQHNRLRMGVVVDEYGEMLGLITLEDILEEIVGEFTSDPSAAHKDIHKQTDGCYIIDGSLNIRQLNKLMQWDLPTDGPKTLNGLIIEYLEDIPKAGTSLRLAGYPIDIIKTKGNTVKSVRIYPQLRKT from the coding sequence TTGGATGAGATACCAATTGAGATGCTATTTGGCATCTTGGCGTTTTTATTAGTGCTCTCTGGATTTTTTTCTGGCTCTGAAACCAGCCTGATGAGCTTGAACCGCTATCGACTTAAACACCTCGCCAAATCAGGTAATCGCGGCGCAATACGCTCACAAAAACTACTGAGCACACCCGATCGTCTCATTGGCCTGATTCTGCTCGGCAATAACTTTGTCAATATCTGCGCCTCTGCACTGGCGACAATAATCGGCATGCGCCTCTATGGTGAGGCTGGCATCGCAATCGCTACCGGTATTCTGACATTTGTTATTCTGATATTTTCAGAGGTCGCGCCAAAAACCATTGCTGCACGGCACCCAGAGCGCTTCGCTTTTCCTGTTAGCTTTATTTTAAGGCCGTTATTGATACTGCTCTACCCCCTTGTCTGGGTCACCAACCTAATGGCAAACTCAGTGCTTCGGCTGCTTGGCGTTCCCTTGGACAAGAACAACAGCGACACCCTTTCGAGGGAAGAGCTGCGCACTGTGGTCAATGAGGCGGGCATAATGATCCCCCATCGACATCAGGCGATGCTGCTAAGCATTCTCGACCTAGAGAAGGTCACTGTTGAGGATATTATGATTCCTCGTAACGAGGTTTTTGCCATTAACCTTAAAAACAATGAAGATCAAATAATCAAACAGCTAACCAGCAGCCAGCACACACGAATTCTTGTCTACGATGATGATATCAACAATGTTGTCGGTATTTTGCACTTGAAAAACGCCCTGCACAAACAGATGCGTGGCGAGCTTACTCGCGAAACAATTCGCAACATAATCCAGGAACCTTACTTTGTCCCTGAAGGGTCGCAACTGCACAACGTATTGCAAGAGATGCAACATAACCGCCTGCGAATGGGGGTGGTGGTTGATGAATACGGCGAGATGCTGGGACTGATCACACTGGAAGATATTCTGGAAGAGATTGTCGGTGAGTTCACCTCCGACCCCTCTGCGGCTCATAAAGATATCCACAAACAAACGGATGGCTGTTATATCATTGATGGCAGCCTCAACATCCGCCAGCTCAATAAACTGATGCAGTGGGATCTGCCGACTGATGGCCCAAAAACACTCAACGGCTTAATTATCGAATATCTTGAAGATATCCCCAAGGCGGGCACCAGCCTCCGCTTAGCGGGCTACCCCATCGACATTATTAAAACCAAGGGGAACACGGTTAAATCTGTGCGTATTTATCCACAGCTGAGAAAAACCTAG
- a CDS encoding 3',5'-cyclic-nucleotide phosphodiesterase — protein MKLKILGSSGGIGGKLRTTSLMIDDDILIDAGTGISILSLAEMEKLQHIFLTHSHLDHIANLPLLIDSIFEKIKRPITVHAQPATIKALKDHIFNWVIWPDFSCLPNEENPVMVFSEMVPGKRVSIGDREFEMIPVNHTVPSVGYYVRQGEKSFAFSGDTTTNDTFWAGLNLREGLDVLIIEVAFPNAQIALSKAAFHYCPSLLATDIVKLEHTPRIYISHPKPGQEKMIEAELKACGVCDEFICLQGDESFAV, from the coding sequence ATGAAATTGAAAATATTGGGTAGCAGCGGTGGCATCGGCGGTAAGTTGCGTACCACGTCTCTGATGATCGATGATGATATCCTCATTGATGCAGGCACTGGTATCAGCATACTCTCGCTGGCAGAAATGGAGAAGCTGCAACATATTTTTTTAACGCACTCCCATCTGGATCATATCGCCAACCTACCTCTTCTTATCGACAGTATCTTCGAAAAAATAAAACGACCTATCACGGTTCATGCACAGCCCGCAACCATAAAGGCACTCAAAGATCATATTTTCAACTGGGTGATTTGGCCAGATTTCAGCTGTCTGCCTAATGAAGAAAACCCTGTGATGGTTTTTAGCGAAATGGTACCCGGTAAACGGGTATCCATAGGTGATCGAGAATTCGAAATGATACCGGTCAACCACACGGTGCCGAGTGTGGGTTACTACGTTCGCCAGGGTGAGAAGTCATTTGCCTTTAGCGGTGACACCACCACTAACGATACCTTCTGGGCTGGGCTGAATCTGCGTGAAGGACTGGACGTGCTGATTATCGAAGTCGCTTTTCCAAATGCACAGATAGCGCTTTCAAAGGCAGCATTCCACTACTGTCCCAGCTTATTAGCTACTGATATTGTCAAGCTGGAGCATACTCCGCGAATTTACATTTCACACCCGAAGCCCGGCCAGGAGAAGATGATTGAGGCCGAGCTCAAAGCGTGTGGTGTCTGTGATGAATTTATATGTTTGCAGGGAGATGAATCTTTTGCGGTATAA